Part of the Lolium rigidum isolate FL_2022 chromosome 6, APGP_CSIRO_Lrig_0.1, whole genome shotgun sequence genome, CTCATTTCCTATCACCCACATCCTTCACTGAAATTTATGAACAAAATGAGAAGGTTCTCACCACTAAGGCAGCTGGAACAGGAAGGACGAAGTAAAGATAGATTAGTCCCTTTGGATTGAGAAAAATCTGAAGAAGCATAATGGCATTAACTGCCCCACTCGCACCCTGGGTGACATTGAATAAAAAGGGTCATATTAGTTTGTAACTGATAGGAATTAGGAACTTAGTAAAATATCACCTATACTCCTATAGGCCTATTTGGTGGTTTTATATTATGTTATCATAAAtcaccatatcacctctgattgtcccATTTACCTTCTAATTAATTATTTGTAGGTGTAAGCTGATGAATAGATCGTTGGTTGGCAACATTTACTGGTTATATAGAGATAATATTGCTTGTTTCATTATCAATACAATAAAAAGTGAACTATTAGAACAAGAAATCACATACAATCCCAAACTGTCTTGACCTGTCCCACCCTGCATAAACCTGCAAAAGTAGCATTGCTTACTAAATTAGGAATaatatcatgaaacttcaaacacTAATCCTGGTTCGACGAATGGTTCTTGAACTGTCCCATCCTACATAAACATGGCCACAGTATGTTACCTGTTTCCGCGGAGCTCTAAAAGCcttttctatcaagaagaatgtgGATCCAACAAGTGCTCCAGCTACGTACAAATTCAACAGAAAAGAAGGACCAAACATGCTGGAAATCTGATGCAAAAAATGGAAGCAATCAGTATATGCAATGGAAGGTAATAAATGGTCACGACAAAAACAGAGGTAACTATTCCCTGCTATTGATTCAAAGAAAAACAAAGCTCACTGAAAAACATGCAATACTCTTCGAAGGAAATAGTTAAGTACTATGTTATCTTTTCATTGCAATGGACAACCTATATGACATAGATGTACCGATAATGTAAGATACTATCTCATACTGAATCAGTTCTTGATTTAGGTCTAACGCTTTACCTGCAAAAGCAGCATCCCACAACATTTCTGCATTGAACCCTGATCGATACGCAACTCTCGGGTTGAATTTTCTAGACATACAAAATACCAACCGTAGCATAACTAGCATGTTGTTAAGATACCGTGTGGGTGGAAGGGTGGGGGCAGACATATAGCAGTTCATGTGGCATCTGCACAAAATGTTGTCATTTCTGGAGCCGTTTGTTCCGGTGCAGCTGATAATGGTGGCACGCAAACCCCTGGTGGCGGTGGTACTAGTCCCTGATGCTTGTGGTGTCTGTGCTAGTTAGAGATGTCTCGGACTAATGGGTCAGCCTATGGGAATGGAAGGTATTAGTGAAAGTGGGTGATTCTGTCAAACATAATGTTATCACTCAATTCTACAGGATCATGAGAATCCAACGCCTCAGAAATAAGTGGGTGATTCTGCACACTAACTCAAAATATAAAGGATATCTTATACTAATTGGGGGCCCCTTTCTAGCCTCCACTCATCCTACAAAAGACAAAACATCTAAtcactatctttattatcgttATCAAATCACAGACAATACATCCTTCTAGTCTAGTTGGACAGCCGTCCAACCAAACATACATGTACCATGAAGAAATATGTATCGTGCAAGGGAAGTTGAACCGACGAAAATGTAACACGATGATATGATATTTCCGTACTTTTAAACCGGGATACTACCTCTCTGCTGTTCTGCTTTAGCAATCAATCTGTAGGCTATAGCCACAGCGGGAACGTGTTGTGGACTGACTGATTGGTACGGATCTGGCTTCCGTAGGAGCGGGCAACTGTGGCAGCTGGGCATTGCAGTGCGTCGGTGCCCAAGGACCACACAGGACGATCAGGGAGTGTTTTTCCAGACCAGGATATGCTCTCGTATATGGacagttgtatatatatagttaaGATTTGATTTTTTGGTTTAGTATAAAATTTATCTGAAAAACATTTTGTTATCACAGTATATAAAGGAGCATTATAGTTTGAAGCATACAATAAATACAACTGTAGAAATTATAAGCCACAGTTTTGGTATACATTTCCTAAGAAGTAAATGTGAAATCaactttttgaaactttaaactcataaactttgaactaaagttaCGAACTTATCTATTCAGAGTCATATGCTGAAGCAAACTATTACAGATATACTTAAATCTTACATTATTCGAGATGCCTATCTGCCGTGGACAAAAAAGtgcatgtgcatgctatgttactaGGTTACGCAGAGATTAGAGATTTTATATAGAAGATCCTACATTATTTTAAAAAGGCGAAAGCAATAAGCCatctatttatcctatatattacTTGGTGGGTGTAACTGATAGAACATTGCATTGCGTGTGGATTCCAATTAGTTTGGTAAATATCTGGGCACCCACCAATAAAAAGAGAAACTACTCATTGATTATCGATGGAAGACAATTGCATATGTTCTAATCCAGTCTATCATCTAAAGATAACACATATGTCTAACTAAGACACACCCACCAGAAAAGTTATGTACTTATGTACAATCCAATTCCAAATAATAGTACGACAAACTGTACATTCTTAGTGAAATGATTCTTATGATGGGCTGTAAAATTATATAGTTTTAAATCAGACACGAGAAGCCTTTTTATATGCAAATTGCCTTCATTTCTACCTTAGGGATAACCAGTGCAATGTTTTCATAGTAGTGTTTCATAGATTTATTGTTACATTTTACCTGTATTTCTAATAGTGAACTTATTGGTAAATATAATTCCTTTCTGCCATGTGGGTATAACCAATGCAAAGTCACCCATGCATTTCTAGATTTTATTTCTAAGAGTTATACAATACTTCCATATATGTTGgtaaaatataaatatataattCCTTTCTTCTGTGTAGGTATAACCAAAGCAAAGTCAGCAATGCATTTGTAGATTATTTCTAAGTCATATACAATACTTCCATATATGTTATATAACAACAATAGTTACCCCATTGATTGAGCATATTCCAATATGTACATGCCTATGTGTCcaccaaaaagaaagaaaatcatATCCCATGTCACTTGATCAAATATTTATTTGCGTGCAGATTTCGGTTACACTAATCCGTGAAATCTTATGCCAGATAGACCACATACATGTCCAATTCATCACTGGTCATTGGGATATGAATATAGTAAATGTTGCAGAATATGAATCACTGAATGTCCACAACCTTACTATCTCGATCAGGCACCACAATGTGAGTTTTTGCAGGTTATAACTATACAACTGGAAATCCACGCAAATAGCTCTACAGACTTGGAAAAAAAATCGTCTAATCAGAAAGTGAACAAATAAAATGGCTACTCTACACAATGGCTATTAACAAAGGAAGGTGTTAtgaggctgctagggtttgggagggagagagagggctgcaagggcacgagagggccggccgggggccttttgcccacggccgggcaagagggaaggaatttccttcttaattcttgcttttagattgatacgtctcctctccttatatagagaggtttacttgacccctaagcaagcgacccttatctctaattaaccctaagactaatgggctatagccaggcccatgacgtactctaacggaaggctactgaaatttttaATAACACTCTATAAATGCTtgtaagcgatttacatttctaaTTCTTACGAACTCTCATGTATAACAAAGTTGACCCAaaacttcttcgtgaattattttCAAATTCTCTAGCCCATGCAGGCACAAGGGTAGAGACTAGTATTCTATCCAACAAAAGGGTGCCGTTCAGACAAGCAATTTATTAAACATACATTACTGAGAAAACTCTTAGGGCCGTGTCATTTTAAGTTCAATAAGAGCATGGTTTATCAGATCAGTAGCACAGATAAGCTAATATCATgcgtttggtttggggaagataaTATTGTTTTCACGCCATTATggggattttcacgaaagtgcgaGCGAACATGGTTTACCACAGGGTGGTACACAGGGGAAACTAGGATTTTATTTCCATTATCACTCCTAAAACATACAAAGCCTTTTTTTCAACAAATCAAAAGCAGGCAGATGAGTGAGCTTCTTACACTTGAGCCGAAGAAGTAGAGACCAAGCATATTGCTGAAGAGGTGACCCGTGTCTGTGTGGCTGAAGGCGCTCGTGAGCACCGTGTGCAATCGCCCGCTCTTGAAATTTTCCAGAGAAACCTGCTCACCGCAACAATCATCAAATCAAACTTCATCAACCGCTTGTGAGATATAGAAGACAGGGCCCTTTGATTGATCATCACTAACCGTGAAATGCCTCTCCATGAAACCCGGATCGGCCACCTGCCAGAGCATGTAAACGGCCACATTTGCCCCAATAAGCGTGAGCACCACCTGGTCCGGCGATGGTAGCCAGCGCGCCCTACCGGAGACACAGAAAACCAAAATGAGCACACACAAAAAAATCACCCTGTAATAAAGTCGTACCAACCAGCAAAAAATCTCACCAAGGTGCGCGGCGGAGGAATGCGGAGGACGAAGAGAGCCAGCCAGGGGACCTCCTCCGCTGCAGCGAGAAGAGATCCAGCGACCCGGCGGTAAGCCACCGCTTGGCAGCGGTCCGTACGGCCGCCGCTGCGCTCAGTGGCAGGACCGTCCCGGCGCTGCCTGAGCTGCGCCGCAGGAAGTGGGACAGCGGGGAGCGGGATGCGGCTGCCGGCGGGGAGGCGCAGTGGAGGAAGCGGCTGTGGGGGATGGGTGGGGCTCTGGGCTTTGGGGTAGCGCTGCGGAGGGCTTGCTGCGCCAGGAGAGTCTGGAATTGCGTCAGTCTCCTCCCCATCGCCATTTCTGCCTGCCTAGGAGCTCACAAACACTCTCGTCGGCTGCCTCCGCGGCCGATTCTCTCGCCTCGGgcggtagccgccgccggtggtcGTGGCGCGGTCCGGTGGGGTTTTTTTTGTTGATCGATCGATTCCAGCTGCCGACTCGGGAGTGGGGAACGATAGGCAGATCGACACTGTCCGAAAACCGGCCCGCGACGCTTTGTTCTATGCGGGCCATCCATAAAGTTCGTACTGGGCTTACTGGGCCTTACTGGGCTCTCTGGATTGGGCTGACGCGCCCATTAGACGCAGTTGCCGCATCCAACACGATTATACCCATCCCTAGACACGCCGTGCAGCCGCCGCAGCGAGGTTTCGAGGTCACGGCAGAGAGaactcccggcggcggcgcgaagGTGACGCAGAGAGAGACGAAGGGCAGAGATGTCTAAGCGGCAGGGTCCTCCGAAGCACCAGAACAGCTACGCCTGGAAGCCCAACCTCGGCCGGAAGATCAACGAGACCGTAAGCCCGTGTGACTCATCTCCTTTGCTGGTCTTTCTGTCAGACCTAACCCGTTGGAATCATCGCCGCTCCGCTCGCGCAGGAGCCCGGAGGCAGGTTCCGTCCTTTGTCGGAGATCACCGGCGTATGCCAGCGCTGCCGGGACCAAATCGACTGGAAGCGCAAGTATGGAGTTCTCCCCCTCAGCTTATTGGTTCATCGGTTCTTTGGTTTTACCAACTAATAATGTTCCTCTGTTCGTCTCTTCTTTGCAGATACGGCAAGTACAAGGCAATTACTGAGCCCGCAAAATGGTACCTTTCTTGCCCCTTTCTGTGTAGCGCATGTGTAGGAAAGATGGAAGAGGGGATGTTGATGGTTCTCTTTTATTCTTGCAGTCAGAAGTGCAGTAAACGGAACGTCCGGCAGGCGTACCACAACGTATGCACAGGTGAATTTCGGCTGCTCCGTGGTGTCTTCCGCTGCTGTCGTACCATTTGATTGTCGCTGATCCGTGCTGTCTCGCCTCCTCTGCAGGTTGCTCCAAGGAGCTTGGGATATGTGCCAAGTGCTGCACTTCCGTTAAGCAGCTTATCGGAAGGTGATCCCTGTTATTTCATTCTGCTGGAATACTAGTACCGGCCTAGCTACATCATATCTggaattcatgtgttgttgtatttTATACTTATGTAATGATTTTCTGTTGTCCTATAGGGATGCTGAGGAAGTGGACAATGAGCGCAAGGAACTAGAGGAGGTTTGATTGTTCTATATTAGAAGAGATTGTTGTGAACCTTGAGAAATCGTTTATTTTGTGCTGACCAGTGAATTATTTTGTAGGCCATGAGATTTGCTAGGGAGAGGGAACGGCGCACACTACTTCGCCTTGTGAGCACCTGCTATACATATTTCCTTGCAGAATAAATTTAATTTTTGCACCCTTGCACTGCTGTGTATGCTTCTGCTTGGTGTTGGTGATAGGTCTAAAATGACCTAAGGGACCCGTATGTGTCTGAATAGGGAAAGGAACAAGTCCACTGTAACTCCCTCTACTCTTCCTGAAATTTAGACTATAGGAAAACTTGAGGAGGGGAGAAAACAGTTCTTAACCCACCTCTGGAACCAAAAGTAAGGATCCATCCCTCAAGTTTGAGCCTAGCACAGAAACCAattcttctttttctatttcctaGCAAGTCTAGGAGATTCCTATCTCAAATTCTCTGATCTTTAGCTTCAATCGTGTTTTAACATAACTAGTCTCTTCGATTGGAAAGAAGAATTTCATCTATTCATTGTGCCTGTTACACTAACTCCAAATATTTTGTACTAAATCGCATCTCTTATTTCATTGTATCATTACTTAGGTAGTCATGTGTGAAGTTGGCTTTCAAGGCAGGCTTAAAAACATAATTATGTACTTGTTGAGATTCTATGCACTTAAGTGTAGCACAAACCCTATTGCACAGTAATCAGAACAGTTCACAGTTATCGTATTCACTCATCATATGAGCATAATCGCAAGCATGCCTCATGAGCCTTTTATCTGCCCTTCTATATCATTTTGGGATGCATTGGGGCTTTGGTCAAGTGAGATTATTGGCATCTTAGATTTGGAATGGGTGCCTTGTGTTAGCAGTGATGTTTTCAACTAAATGAAAATACACAGGATGCCATCTTATTCTGGATGTTGTGTACATGATTTGTTGCTTTCTGAGATGGTAGTGTCATCAGTATGAAAACTTGAAATAAAGCATGTGAGTTACCACTTTTGGACTGGGCCCAAGTGTCAACTCTTCGCATAAATATTTCCATGTTTAATCAGTTGGGTGTTTAAAATTTTATTAAAGCATAGATGCAGTTACCATGAAGATGGAAATAGTTGGGCTATTTTAGATTCTATGAATCTCTGACATGAGCTTTGCCTCACTGAAAACAAATTTCGTTGCAGACCTTCTCTCTCTTCAAACTCCTGCCCAGGTCCCGTCTATAGCAATCTAATGTCCCATTGTACCAATTTATTTGTTTCTATTTGCTTTCTGTTTCTGTTGGATTCAGCAGATCATGACATCGTAATTGTACGTTTTTCTCGTTGCTGTGTTCCAGATTTTGCATCCCTGTTAGGCCCTTAAGTTTTGAACACGTATCAAGAACTAGTTAAAGGTACATCCTTCGCATGTTGGATAGAAACACATAATATGTTCGAGTGCCATGATGAGTGCGGTGATGCAGATTTGATCAAGTTTATATTGTGTTGGAAAAATTGTGATAACACATTTTCCAAACATGGGAGTCTCTTTGCCACAATAAACCGAAAATTGGCACTGATGCGCCACTACTTTAATTAGCTATTGCATTAAGCTTAGAGGTGCTACCCTCGATCACCACGATTATGTCCAAACATACAAGAATTTGAGGTAGCATTGATCGTTTTCTCTTCAAATTGTTGTTTTCGCTGAAAGTAGTCCAGTACTCTCCAAAGATTGGAAAAAAAGTTTTGAATCAAAAGTGAGGAGCCTCACCTGACCCTCCGGCCCAACGCCCATCATGCCCCAGCCCACCAACCAAACCCAAGCTTCCTCGCACAGGCACGTGAACCATCCCAGTGTGGCCCAGCCAGACGACACCTCCGCGCCTCGTCTAGCGAGCCCCCGCCTGTCTCTGTACCGCCGGCGCCGGCAGCCGCTTTCACCTCTGCCTTGCCAGCCTCGTCTCCCTCACCCCGAGCtcagttctctctttcgggcgagcCCCACGCCGCGCCGGTCGGCCCCTGGCTTCGCCGCCATTTGCCCTGCTCGACCGCTGCCCCATGCGCCCCTTCCTCGCGTGCCGCCGACCTCGTACTGGCCACACGCGCCTCACCAGCCGCCCTCCTTCTCGATCTCGCCTTGCACAGCTCCGCGGCCGGGAGCCCGACGTCCTCGCCTCCACCTGCTGTCGACCTTGCCCAGTCCAGGCAGCGGCCACGCCTTGCGCCGCTTCCACATAGTACTCAGGCAATTGGCAAACGTTCCCAGCCAGCGCTCTGCTCGCCTCCTTGCTCCGCCTCCCTCACGTGCTCTCTCCTCCCCTGGTTCCATTCCCGAGCGCCCGCAGGGCCGCAGGTCCCCCTTGCACGCGTGCCTGGTCCTGCCTGCTCGGCTCTGGAGATAGGAGGCGGGCTCGCTTGGAGTTTGGACGGATGAACCATCCAGAGAAAACCACAAACTACCGCTACTGTGTCCCAGGTAGTCAGTACGGGGTGCAGCCAAGTCAAATCAAAGAAGTGGCGAATCCTTGCATTCATGGCCGTAGGATACACATGATCCGACGGTTTCAGCTATTCCTATCTAACATCTTTGAATTGTGAACCATCCGATTGAAATGATCCAACGACTGTCA contains:
- the LOC124666153 gene encoding RHOMBOID-like protein 12, mitochondrial — its product is MAMGRRLTQFQTLLAQQALRSATPKPRAPPIPHSRFLHCASPPAAASRSPLSHFLRRSSGSAGTVLPLSAAAAVRTAAKRWLTAGSLDLFSLQRRRSPGWLSSSSAFLRRAPWARWLPSPDQVVLTLIGANVAVYMLWQVADPGFMERHFTVSLENFKSGRLHTVLTSAFSHTDTGHLFSNMLGLYFFGSSISSMFGPSFLLNLYVAGALVGSTFFLIEKAFRAPRKQVYAGWDRSRQFGIGASGAVNAIMLLQIFLNPKGLIYLYFVLPVPAALVGAAWIGLDLLSVNKGQGSASAHLGGALVAALAWARIRKGWF
- the LOC124665177 gene encoding uncharacterized protein C9orf85 homolog, which gives rise to MSKRQGPPKHQNSYAWKPNLGRKINETEPGGRFRPLSEITGVCQRCRDQIDWKRKYGKYKAITEPAKCQKCSKRNVRQAYHNVCTGCSKELGICAKCCTSVKQLIGRDAEEVDNERKELEEAMRFARERERRTLLRLMNKNKDEESGPSVPKVADRDREGDLFPVASLDEYAEQAIQNDDSDEEEPDFVEG